One region of Streptomyces davaonensis JCM 4913 genomic DNA includes:
- a CDS encoding Lrp/AsnC family transcriptional regulator yields the protein MAVDELDTRILRLLLEQPRTSVREYARVLGIARGTLQARLDRLERDGVITGTGPALSPGALGHPVLAFVHIEVTQGHLDDVGDALAAVPEIVEAFSITGGGDLLTRVVARDNAHLEDVIQKLISLPGVVRTRTEVALRERVAHRMLPLVESVGRMARK from the coding sequence ATGGCCGTGGACGAGCTGGACACCCGCATCCTGCGACTGCTGCTGGAGCAGCCGCGCACCAGCGTGCGCGAGTACGCCCGCGTCCTCGGGATCGCCCGCGGCACCCTCCAGGCCCGGCTCGACCGGCTGGAGCGGGACGGTGTGATCACCGGCACCGGACCCGCCCTCTCCCCCGGCGCACTCGGCCACCCGGTGCTGGCGTTCGTGCACATCGAGGTCACCCAGGGCCACCTCGACGACGTGGGCGACGCGCTGGCCGCCGTACCGGAGATCGTGGAGGCGTTCTCGATCACGGGCGGCGGGGACCTGCTGACCCGGGTGGTGGCGCGGGACAACGCGCACCTGGAGGACGTGATCCAGAAGCTGATCAGTCTGCCGGGCGTGGTGCGCACCCGGACCGAGGTGGCCCTGCGCGAGCGGGTGGCGCACCGGATGCTGCCGCTGGTGGAGTCGGTGGGGCGGATGGCCCGCAAGTGA
- a CDS encoding HAD family hydrolase, translating into MSRLGGISVIFDLDGTLVDSEPNYYEAGRLTLAEHGVPDFSWAEHEAYVGISTLETVTDWKARYGLRASVEELLAAKNRRYLALARAGTRAYPQMRKFVELLAGEGAPMAVASGSSREAIEAVLAGTGLDAQLRTLVSADEVAHGKPAPDVFLEAARRLGAEPADCVVVEDAAPGAAAAHAAGMRCIAIPYVAAQAGAPEFATAGLLLRGGQEEFTARAAYEWLAGTGQP; encoded by the coding sequence ATGAGCAGACTCGGCGGAATCTCGGTCATCTTCGATCTCGACGGAACGCTCGTGGACAGCGAGCCGAACTACTACGAAGCGGGTCGCCTGACCCTCGCCGAGCACGGCGTGCCGGACTTCTCCTGGGCCGAACACGAGGCCTATGTCGGCATCAGCACCCTGGAGACGGTCACGGACTGGAAGGCCCGCTACGGCCTGCGAGCCTCGGTGGAGGAGCTGCTCGCCGCGAAGAACCGCCGCTACCTCGCTCTCGCCCGCGCCGGCACGCGCGCGTACCCGCAGATGCGGAAGTTCGTGGAGCTGCTGGCCGGCGAGGGCGCCCCGATGGCCGTGGCGTCGGGCTCCTCGCGGGAGGCGATCGAGGCGGTCCTGGCCGGCACCGGCCTTGACGCCCAGCTGCGCACCCTGGTCTCCGCCGACGAGGTCGCCCACGGCAAGCCCGCCCCGGACGTCTTCCTGGAAGCCGCCCGCCGGCTGGGCGCCGAGCCCGCCGACTGTGTGGTCGTGGAGGACGCGGCCCCGGGTGCCGCCGCCGCGCACGCGGCCGGGATGCGCTGCATCGCGATCCCGTACGTCGCCGCGCAGGCCGGCGCCCCCGAGTTCGCGACGGCCGGGCTCCTGCTGCGCGGCGGCCAGGAGGAGTTCACGGCGCGGGCGGCGTACGAATGGCTCGCCGGGACCGGGCAACCCTGA